The Aphelocoma coerulescens isolate FSJ_1873_10779 chromosome 14, UR_Acoe_1.0, whole genome shotgun sequence genome has a window encoding:
- the NME3 gene encoding nucleoside diphosphate kinase 3 gives MVPRGAVTARGEHGPFKSAAAMICLVLGLFAGLFHSAFGGVNERTFVAIKPDGVQRHLVGEIIRRFERKGLQLVGMKLLQASEELLKEHYIALRDRPFYGRLVKYMSSGPIVAMVWQGLDVVKTVRTMIGETNPAESRPGTIRGDFCVEVSKNVIHGSDSVESAQQEISLWFRPEELPCWEDTAAHWIYE, from the exons ATGGTTCCGCGGGGGGCGGTGACAGCGCGGGGAGAGCACGGCCCCTTTAAGAGCGCTGCCGCCATGATCTGCCTGGTGCTGGGGCTCTTCGCCGGCCTCTTCCACAGTG ccttcGGCGGGGTCAATGAACGAACCTTCGTGGCCATCAAACCGGACGGGGTCCAGCGGCACCTGGTCGGGGAGATCATCCGGCGCTTCGAGAGGAAGGGGCTGCAGTTGGTGGGGAtgaagctgctgcag GCCtcggaggagctgctgaaggaaCACTACATCGCCCTGCGGGACCGTCCCTTCTATGGCCGCCTGGTGAAGTACATGAGCTCCGGGCCCATCGTGGCCATG GTCTGGCAGGGCCTGGATGTTGTGAAGACAGTTCGCACCATGATTGGGGAGACCAATCCAGCTGAATCCAGGCCTGGCACCATCCGAGGGGACTTCTGTGTTGAAGTCAGCAA GAATGTGATCCATGGCAGTGACTCAGTGGAGAGTGCCCAGCAGGAGATCTCGCTCTGGTTCCGCCCGGAGGAGCTGCCGTGCTGGGAGGACACAGCTGCACACTGGATCTACGAGTGA